A region of the Myxococcus stipitatus DSM 14675 genome:
GCCGACGAAGGCCTGGTAGACGGGGTCGTTGCGGAGCGCGATGAGGGAGGGCAGCTCGTCGAGCCGCAGCCACTCGTTGACGAACTCATCCATCGAGTTCCTCAGCTGGGGGCTCTTCATCATCCGGTCGAGCTGCGTGTTGAAGCCGTCCTCGGTCATCAGCGAGCCATCCGTGGCCGCGGCCCACAGCGCGTCATCCGGAGGCGCCTGCCAGAGCTGATAGGACAGCTTCGAGGCCAGCTCGAACGCGGAGAGCGGCGCCGCCGCCTGTCCCGCGGTGGTGCCGTGCTCGATGCGGTAGAGGAACCAGGGCGAGTTCAGGACGGTGGTGATGACGTCCGCCACGGAGGCCCTGTCCACCGGAGTCGTCCCGGCGATGTCGGCGAAGGCGGTGACCTCCTGCGTCGGGAGCGGGTAGCGCAGGACGCGCGAGCCCCAGCCTCGGATGAAGGTCTCCAGACAGGCCCGGTCATTGGCCGTCTGACTGTCGCTGGCGCAGGCGCCCAGCAGGGTGTTGCGGCGCGTGTCGGTGCTGGTGAGCTCTTGCGCGACGACCTTTCCCAGGTCGTACATGACGTCGATCTGCGTCTGCTGGATGGACTGGTCCAGCCGGCTGAAGCCGCCCTTCAAGTCACCGGGCGCGGGTGTGCGCCGGTCCGCGGGGTAGCGGGCGAGGTCGGGCGCGAGCTTCGTCCAGAGCGCGTCGGCATCCTTCGGGAGGGCACGGCCGACGGCGAAGCGCAGCGAGTTCATCAACTGCGTCCGCGACAGCCGGGGCAGGGGCAGGTCGGCGGGGACGGCTTTCGCGTCACAGGAGAACTTCGCCGGTGCTGGAGCGACGGCCCCGGGCAGGGTCGGCGGTGGCGGATCGGGATCGTCTCCGCCGCCGGTGTGGTGGTTGTAGCCGGCGGACCCATCACAGGCGACCGCGCCAGCACAGAGAAGCAGGG
Encoded here:
- a CDS encoding DUF1592 domain-containing protein, with translation MTLPRYVSTLLLCAGAVACDGSAGYNHHTGGGDDPDPPPPTLPGAVAPAPAKFSCDAKAVPADLPLPRLSRTQLMNSLRFAVGRALPKDADALWTKLAPDLARYPADRRTPAPGDLKGGFSRLDQSIQQTQIDVMYDLGKVVAQELTSTDTRRNTLLGACASDSQTANDRACLETFIRGWGSRVLRYPLPTQEVTAFADIAGTTPVDRASVADVITTVLNSPWFLYRIEHGTTAGQAAAPLSAFELASKLSYQLWQAPPDDALWAAATDGSLMTEDGFNTQLDRMMKSPQLRNSMDEFVNEWLRLDELPSLIALRNDPVYQAFVGAEMPTDATRTAMFEDVQLSAYNTIVSGGSVSDFLHDPKSYTADPFLAGIYGVPTWNGTGPAPVIPSKTRGGLVTRAAMLATGTASTRPIHKGYMVRNALLCQQVGAPPPNASDRPPAPTDRMTTRQAVSQLTSGGSCGGCHNNTINPPGFVLEGFDALGRERSVERLFNPQGKETAAPSVDTSADVLLYDSESRAISSAVDLSRMIDESQLFESCVAQHYFRFAHARVESTSGDGCLLSEMESVARSGAPMADLLKTVARHPTFKKRSFQ